A DNA window from Delphinus delphis chromosome 6, mDelDel1.2, whole genome shotgun sequence contains the following coding sequences:
- the TMEM250 gene encoding transmembrane protein 250 has protein sequence MLTAALGPMPVMPIPRRARSFQGPHTTCLHAACGPARASRTARTKYNNFDVYVRARWLYGFIRFLLYFSCSLFTAALWGALAALFCLQYLGVRVLLRFQLKLSALLLLLGRRRVDFRLLNELLVYGIHVTMLLVGGLGWCFMVFVDM, from the coding sequence ATGCTGACTGCCGCCCTGGGCCCAATGCCGGTCATGCCCATCCCCCGGCGGGCGCGCTCCTTCCAAGGCCCGCACACCACCTGCCTGCACGCCGCCTGCGGCCCGGCGCGCGCCTCCCGCACGGCCCGCACCAAGTACAACAACTTCGACGTGTACGTCCGGGCCCGCTGGCTCTACGGCTTCATCCGCTTCCTGCTCTACTTCAGCTGCAGCCTCTTCACGGCCGCGCTGTGGGGCGCGCTGGCCGCCCTCTTCTGCCTGCAGTACCTGGGCGTGCGCGTCCTGCTGCGCTTCCAGCTCAAGCTGTcggcgctgctgctgctgctgggccgTCGGCGCGTGGACTTCCGCCTCCTCAACGAGCTGCTGGTCTACGGCATCCACGTGACCATGCTGCTGGTCGGGGGCCTGGGCTGGTGCTTCATGGTCTTCGTGGACATGTGA